The Gemmatimonas phototrophica region TGAGCGAGATGTCCAACCGCAAAGTGCGGCGCGACGTCTCCATGACCGGAGAGATCACCCTGCGCGGCCGTGTGCTCCCCATTGGCGGCGTAAAGGAGAAGGTGCTCGGTGCCCACCGGGCGGGCATCAAGGAAGTGATCATCCCCAAGGCCAACGAGGCAGACCTTGAGGATGTGCCGGATGAAGTGCGCAAGCAGCTCACCTTCCATCCGGTGGAGACGCTGCGTGATGTGCTGCGCATTGCGCTCATTGATGCCGGGGCAGCCGCTGCGGTAGAGGAGTTGGTGGGGGTGTAAGCTCACCGAACAACAAACGGCCCGCGCATGGCTGCGCGGGCCGTTTGTCGTTTCAGACCTCCTCAGTTGCCGATATCGCGGGAGTTGTCCCCCGGATTGCGATCAATGAGGAGGTTGTACGGGTCAATACCGGCGCGAGCCGGCTTGACCGGTACCACGAATTCGTAGCGCGCGGTGCCCGCTTTCACCCGCACACGCCTGAGGCTCAGCGCCTCGCCAATGCGGGTTCCAGTCTTGGCTGCACCGAACACCCCGATATCCACCAGATCGTTCATGGGGATTTCGGTTTCCGCGCCAAGTGAATCGGCCCGCAGCTTCTTGGCCGTGGCCGTGAGCACCACCTTGTACGACCCATTGGCCAGTTTCGTACTGGAGAGACTGTCGGTCTTCACATCCCACAGGGTGATCGTCTCGAAGTAATCCTCAATGGCGTACTTGAGCGAATCCGGCGTGGCCGCATTGATGTGCCGCATGAGGTCGAGCGAGGTGGCGTACGGCGGGCCGGTAAACCGGCCTTCGTCGAGGTAGGCGCGCAGCGCGGTGTGCAGCGCCTCCTGCCCAATGAGATCGCGTAAGGCGAAAAACGCGATCGCTCCCTTCTGGTACCAGATGTAACTCTGGAGATCTACCCGCGTGAGTGGCCGCTCGCCCTTGCTTTCACCGGCGCGACCACGGAGGTACCGCTCCAGTTCGGCGCGCAGGAACTTCTGCGTAAAGGCCCGCCCGTGCTGGCGGTCGGTCACCACCAACGCCGCGTACTCCGAGAGCGACTCCGACAACATCTGCGAACCTTCCACATCGGCCGGCATGCGCTGATACGGGAACCACTGGTGGGCGATTTCGTGCGCGGTGACAAAGTACGGCAGATCCGTGTCTTCCACGTCCGAACTGTCTACCCGTGCCACAAAGCCGATGTCCTCGGAGTACGGCACCGTATTGGGAAACGACTGCGCAAAGCCGGCGTAGCGCGGAAATTCGAGAATGCGGAGCTGCCGGTGCTGGTACGGACCGAACTCCTGCGAAAAGAACGCCAACGATGCCTTGGACGCATCCAGCATGCGCGCCACGTTGAACGTGTGCGTGGGATGGTGATACACCTCCACTGGCACCGTGCCCCACATGGCTTTCGTCACGGTCCACCGTGCGGACAGCACCGAAAAGAAATTCGGCATCGGCGTATCCATCACATAGTGGAAGTAGCGCCGCCCATTGGCCGTCCATTCCTTTTGCAGGTAGCCGGGCGCCATGGCAATCTGATCCGGATCGGTACTGACGGTGGCCTCGAACGTCACGAAGTCGGCATCGGCCAGGAACGACTGTCGCTGTAGCCCCGCCGAATCGGTGCGTGGCTTTCCACGGCGGGCGAGCGGCAGTGCATACTTGCGACGCAGTTCATCGCTGGCGAGCTCGTTGGACGCCTGGTACCCGAAGGAGGGAAACATCTCCCGGTTGAAGAATGTGCCATTCTCCACCAACGAGCGGTCAGGCTGCCCGTTCGGGAAACCACGACGGGCAAACCGCTGCACCACGCGAACGCGCAGCGAGTCCCCGGGCGCGAGAGGGCTTGCCAGGCGCAGCAGGTGCACGCCCCAGGCGCTGTCGTGCCGGATTGTCGTGAACGGCCGGTCGATGGTGACTGAATCCAGCGTGACGGTCAGTGCGGCGGCATCGGCGGCCACATTGAGCAACATTGTATCAATCGGCACGCCACTCCGGTTCAGCACGGTATAGCTCGTGGCTGTGCGGGCCGTACCGGCCGTGGGTGCAAGATCTACCTGCAGCTCAACGGCCACGACCTTGGGCAGCACCAGCCGTTCCATCGGGCGCCACTGCTGTTCGTAGCGCACCTGCCGCTGCTCCCGTTCCTTACGCGTGAAGTAGGGATTGAGCACACTGGCGTTGTAAAAAAAAAGTCCACCAAACGCGCCGGCTCCTGCCAATCCGCCCGCCACCGCCGCGCGCGTTCCACCGGTGAACCGCGCTCGCATACGCACCGCAAACGGTACGTCCGCCGTGCCCCGTTGCCAGGACAGATACGCCAACACCGCCAGCACCACGCCAATGGATGTCCAGTACCCATGTATTGCCGGAAAGGCCTGCAGATACGGACCGGTGCCGTTAAGGTCGGACCAGCGCAGACTGGGCGTGGACAGCAGATTCAGCAGCCGGTAGTCATATCCCAGATTGGCGGTGGCAGCGGTACTCACCCACACCAGAATCATGATCACATGACCAATGGGCTTGCGCGGCACCAGCGCTTGCACGAGAAACGCCAACGCCACCATGGGCATCCACGTCGGAAAGTCCGCGACGTAGACGTACAACCCGTACACCGGCAGATCGAGCACCGGATAGCCCTTTAGCAATTGCACGGCCATGGTGCCCACCATGGCGGCGGTGGCGAACGCCAGCAAGAGCAGCAGCATGGCCGACATCTTGCCCAAAACAATACTCGCTGTTTGTACCGGTGAGGCGTCCAGTACCTGATCAAGCTTCACCTGTCGTTCACGCCACACCAGCTCCCCGGCATAGAACGTCAGCAGAATGAGCATGAACAGGAACGACGCGTTAATGGACGACTCGGCCATCAGCCAGCTCATGGGCCACGAGCGGTTCTGCCCGTTCTGATCCGCATACCACGCGTTCATCAGCGTGTTGATAAGTCCGATGGTGGCAATGGCCAGAAACGGCACGCTACGTACGAGCGATTGGGCATGAAACCGTGTGACGCTCCACCATCCCGCCACCATACCTGGTGGTGCATAGCTCCCTGCGGCTCGTGGCAGCACATTCACCGGGTCGCGCACCACGGCGTCGGCCTTGGACGCGCGTGACTTACGCGTAACCCGCGATTCCTTTTCGAGTCGCATGAAGCGGAACGTCACGGCAAGCAACAGCGCCCCGAGCGCCGACCACGCCGCGCGATTGATGCCAATGAATCCCTCCACCGGGAGCGTCCGGGCGTTCTTCTCCACCGGCGTCCAGTAGCGCGTCACCAGATCGATGGAGCGAATGGCAAACGGATCAATCAGGTTGGCGAGCTGGTCGCGATCGAGCGTGCGCACCAGTTCGTCGGCGACGGAATACCCCACCAGCAGCAGGATTCCAGCTACGTACACACTAAAGGCACTGCGGGTGAGCGACCCAACCGAGAACAGCAGCGCGCTGAGAAAGAAGACCCCTGGCACGCCAATGAGCAGAAATGGCTGCAGGTAGAACCAGAGATTGATGGGCTGCAGCGTTTCCTGGTCGACCCATGGCATGGCCGAGCCCACGATGGCGCCCAGCGGCAGCGCAGCAAACACGAGCAACATGGCCAGCAGGGCAGCCATGTATTTGGACGCGAGATATCCGCTGCGGGAGATTCGGGTGGTAAAGACCAGTTCGTGCACGCCGGCCTCGAAGTCCCGCAACACCGACGACCCCACCAGCGCGCTGGTGATGATCTGCCCAATGGCCAGCATGATGGCGTACATCTGTGCCAGAGCATACGGGCTGTTCTTCTTTACCTTCCCCATGGCCGCGCCGGTGAGCACCGCTTCCGTACTCAGGGCAAAGAAGGCTAGGAAGAACATGATGGCCACGTACAGCCATGTGGTGGGACGCCGGAAGTGCCCGCGCAGCTCAAACGCAAACAGAGGGCCGAACATCAGGCCTCCACGGGAACACGACCACCGGAGGCTTCCGCCAGACGGTGGAAGTACACGTCCTCGAGACTGGGCTCCACCTGTTCGAAGCCATCACCCGGGTGACTCGTGGCATACACATGCAGCACCGTGTTGCCGGCCACCATGCGACTCGAGATCACCTGATACTGCGCGCGATACGCCTCGGCTTGTTGCCGCGGAATGGTGCGGCGCCAGATATGCCCACGCACTTCATCCAGAATGCGCTCCGGCTCCCCCTGCACCACCACCTGCCCCTTGTTGATCACGGCCATCTGCGAACAGAGTTCGCGGACATCTTCCACGATGTGTGTGGACAGGATCACCACCACATCGTCACCGATCTCGGCCAACAGATTGAGAAAACGGTTCCGCTCCGTGGGATCAAGGCCAGCGGTGGGTTCGTCCACAATGAGCAGTTTGGGGCTGCCGGCGAGCGCAATGGCAATGCCCAGCCGCTGCTTCATGCCTCCCGAATACCCGCCCACACTCTTCTTGCGGACATCGTAGAGGTTGACCTGATGCAGCAGCGATGCCACCAGCTCCTTGCGCTCGCCCGGCTGCACCACCCCTTTGAGCGTGGCGAAGTGATCGAGGATGGCGTCGGCCGGCATGTTGGGGTACAGCCCGAATTCCTGTGGCAGGTACCCCAGTTGCGCGCGCAGCTTCTCCGGCTCGCGCAGGACATCGAGGTCGCGGAACATGATGGAACCGCTGTCGGGTGGCTGCAGCGTCGCAATGGTGCGCATCAGCGACGACTTGCCCGCACCGTTGGGGCCAAGCAGCCCGAACATTCCCGGCGCAATAGTCAACGACAGATCCTGCAACGCACGAACGCCGTTGGGATACGTTTTGGAAACGCTTTGAATTCGCAGGGTCATAGGGGCCGGCCGGTAATGGAGGGGGCTTTCCAGAGTCACCGATCAGCTTGCAGCCACGCCCCGTCATTCGCAACGACGACATACGTTCCCGTTCATGACACGGGGTACATCCGCACTAGAACGCCTGCTGCCAACGCATGACCGCGACATGTTCACGACGACCGCCAAGGGTCGGTGTGGTTGCATCAAGAGCGGCAGTCAGGCGAGTGGTCACGGTGGGAATCCACCCAATGGCCACACCAGCCGTGCGAGCCTCACGCACCGATCCCCCCGCTAACAGCCGCGGGGCCACGTCATGCGTGAGCCGCAACAGGCCGGCGCGTGCGCCTACTTCGATGGCGCCGGCGCCGCCGCGTGGCGTGATCTCCTGATGCACATCGCGGATGCCGTTCAAGACCAGTGCCGAGCGCAGCGAGAGCGCCGCGCTGCGAACGAGGCGATCGGTGGCGGACAGTCGGACCCGCTGCCACTGCTGCGCGGCTTCGGCGCCAACCATGAGGCGCGCAGTGCCCGCGACGCCGCCCACCGAGGCGCGCCCGCGCCGGCCGTCGGCAATAACCGTCCCTTCGTTGGTCCCGTCGCTGCGAAACACGGCCAGCGGCTGCTGGCCGACCGAAAGCAGCCGGGCCACGGCTGGCGTCTCGAGTGTCCCCCGTTCCTCGCCCGCCAGGACGCTCGCCTGCACTTCCGCATAGATCGTCTTGGCGGTACGTCGCCAACTGCTGCGCGCCAGCAGGTCGTAGCCGACGCCGGAGGTGGCACTGACATCGCCGTCGGTGTCCACAATAGGCGCATCGGTCCGCAACGGCGTGCGGAAGGCGCCGCCCGTCAGGGTGAGCGCCCCTCCCTGAACGCTGATTTGGCCACCCATACTGCGGCTGGGCATAAGCGTGTTCACCGCGCTGCGTTCGGCGAACAACAGTGTACTGGAGGACTGCATGCGCTCGGTGCCGAACGCGGGGCGAAAGCGCCCCAATCGAGCCGTCAGGGCGCGGCCGCGCCAGCCCACAAAGGCATCCTGGACCTGCACGCGCCCCTGGCCGAAGTCCGGTTGTAATCGCACATGCCATCCTTGCCGATGGGCGGCATCGAAGACCAACCGCGCGCGACGCAGCAGCAGGCCATCGGGGGCGCGCGCCTGCGGTCCGGATGCCCATCGGCCATCCACCTGGAGATAGCCGCCAAGACTGACGCGTATCTCATCGCCAACGCCGAGATCAAGACGGCCGCGCTCATCATCGGTGCGCGCCGGCGGGCGCCCAGCATCCTGTGCATCGAGGCGCCCCCCCACAAGCATCGCCCAGCACCACCATGTACGCCGCCAGAGCACGCGCCCCCTCATGCGCCGCCCCGTCCGACCGGTACGATCACGGCTTGCGTACAGGGAGCGGCGGCAGCGACGGCCGGACTTCGCGACGCGGGGCGTTGGCCGTACTCGATTCCATCGCGCCCGTGCTGATGCGCGGGTCCACCGAGGTGTCGTTTGTCAGCATCATGGGTGACTTGCCATCCGTCACGATGACCTTGGCGTTGTTGCTGCGCGCCAACTCCCGGAACGCTTCGATCTGCTGGTAATTGATGATGGCCGGCGTCAACCCCTGGGCGATGATCGCCCACGAATCACGGATACCCTGCGCCTCAATAGTCCGCCGCTCGGCCTCCTGCTTTTCCCGATCAAGAACGAAGCGCATCTGCTCCGAACGCTGCTCCGCTTCCAGCTTCTCCTCAATGGCGCGCGCCAGGTCCGAAGGCAGCTTGATACTCTTGAGCAGCACATTCTCCACCACGAAGCCTCGCGGTGAGAGGGTCTCCATCATCTGCTGCCGAATGGCCTGCTCGATGCCCGTACGGGTACCCGAGTGCATGTCCTTGGCCATATAGCGCGCCGAGACATCGGCCGCGGCAGAGCGGAACACCGGAATAATGACATCGTCTTCGTAGCTCACACCGCTCGTTTCGAGGATCTGGCGGATGTTTTCCGTTTTCGCGCGATAGAGAATGGATACTTCCGCCGCCACATTGAGCCCTTCCTTGGACGGCATCTCAAGACGCACCTCGCGATTGACCACACGTGCCGGCACGCGCAGCACCGAGTTGATGCCGGGAATGACGAACTGGGCACCGGGCTGCAGCGGGCCGCTGGAGATCCGCCCGAAGCTGGTCTTTACCCCGATTTCATCCTGACGGATGGTGGCGCAGGCCGTCAGCAGTGGCACCGCACAGAACGCGAGCGCAGTGGCGCGGTAAGCCGTTGGGAATCGGCGGGAGGAGACACGGGTCGCATGCATGGCAAGAGCTCCAGGATGTGCGAAGTGCGAGCGCTTCGCGTCTTCCCTCGGACGGGACTGCACGGTCGTGCAAGGTCCGATAGGTCGCGAAGGTCTCGCACAGGCCACAGTGGTGGCCCCAGCCGATCCGTGCGCACTCGCGGGCGCAGTCTTGGCGAATCGGTCGCACCTGCAGCCGGTCCACGTCAGCAGGCGGCGCTACTCCCCTTCTGAATAGAGCGTAAGCATCCACATTGCATTGTCCCAATCGAATGTTTTGATGTGATGCATAGGTTTTGCCGATGCGTCTCCGCCTGGCCCTGCCCCCTCCATCTTTTGTGGCAGTCGCCGCACGTTCGCCAAGTTTCCCGGTTCCGCGAGCCATATGTGGGCTATATCCGTCACGTGACGGATGTTGCGATGCGCTCCGGCCGGGCATAATTGCCGTATGAACATGCCCCTTTCCGGAACGGTGAGACTGGCGACCCCGGCCGACCACGAGGCCATTCATCGCCTGAACTACCGCACATTCGTCGAGGAAATCCCTCAGCATGCGCCCAACACAGCGCACCGCCTGGTAGATCGTTTCCACGACGAGAACGTGTACGCGGTCTATGAGGTGGGCGGCGAGGTGGTCGGTATGGTGACCGGCCGTGCCCAGCGCCCATTCTCGCTCGACCAGAAGCTCGGCGCCATCGACCAGTGGCTGCCGCCGGGGTGCACGCCCGTGGAGATCCGGTTGCTGGCCGTGGAACCGGCGTTCCGGGCCACCAGAGTGTTCGTGCGATTGGCGCAGTTCATCACCGCACACTTCATGCAGCGCGGCTTTGATGCGGCCGTCATCTCCGGCACCACCCGCCAGCTGGCGCTCTACCACCATATGGGATTTACCCCTTTTGGCCCGCGTATTGGCTCAGACGACGCCCAGTACCAGCCGATGGTCATAACCCAGGCGCAGGTGCAGCAGTGGCCACCGGCGCTCATGGTCACAGGTCACCGCCCGGTGCGTGGCGGCAACTTCCAGACGGGTCCGGTAGGTATGAAGCCTGCCGTCCAGGCCGCCATGAATGCGTCAGCCCTGTCGCACCGGGCAGACGCGTTCATGGCGCAGTACCGCGAGGTGCAGACACAGCTGTGCACCATGACGCAGGCTCGGCACGCCACCCTGCTCCTTGGTTCGGGGACGTTGGCCAATGACGTGGTGGGTGCGCAGTTGCTGCAGCTGGATAGCCGTGGCGTGATTGTCAGCAATGGTGAGTTTGGTGAACGGCTCGTGGATCATGCCACGCGACTTGGCCTGCCCCATACGGTGGTGAGGGCGCCGTGGGGGGCAGCGCTGGATTTCGATGCGGTGGACGCGGCCATGATCACGACTCGCGCCCAGTGGCTGTGGGCGGTGCATACGGAAACCAGCACCGGCGTGGTGAATGATCTCGATCTGCTGCGCACGCTGGCGCAACGGCATCGGGCCCGCCTGGCCCTCGACGCCGTGAGTAGTGTAGGGGCTCTCCCGATACGTCTCGATGGGGTCTGGTGTGCCAGCGCGGTGAGTGGCAAGGCGCTGGCGTCATTTCCAGGAGTGGCCGTGGTGTTGTACGAGGAGCTGCCGGCAACACCGCCTGTGCGGGTCCCCCGCTACCTCGATCTCCACCTCGCCGCTGCCAGCGACGGCGTCCCTTTCACGCAATCGTCCAATCTGCTCAATGCACTGCATGCCAGTCTCACCAGCACCGACTGGCCCACCCGCATCGCACAGCGACGGCGCGATGGGCGCTGGCTGCGCGAGGCGCTGGCGCAGCGGGGGCTGCACACGCTCGCCGCTCAGGACTGCGCGTCGCCCATCGTTCACACGATCCCGCTCCCCCCAACCGTGTCCGCGCAGCTGGTCGGGCTGACGCTACGGCAACAGCAGTGGCATGTAGGGTTCGAGAGTGCCTACCTGCGAGCGCGTAATTGGCTGCAACTGTGCCTCATGGGGGAATACGAGGACGCATCGCTGCGGGCACTCCCCAGTGCCGTATCCACGGCCACCGCGCATGTCACCCGATCCGCCAACGGGTCGTCAGGCGCGGGAGAGTTCCCGCAGCACGAGGCGGGTCACTTTTCGCACCATTTCGTCCACGGGCGCGCTCTCGTCTGAGGTGGCCACGGCAAGCGCCTGCTCTTCCAACGCCCCCAGCCGGGCGCCAAGGTGATGGCGATGGGTGGCTCGGGCATAGCGCGCGAGCTCCTGCTGCAAGGCCACCGCTGCTCGCCGGTGACGGGCTTCATGCAGCGCGCGCCACTGCGCACGATGAACCTCCGCACCACGCTGGGTCTCGAGCGCTGCCAAGGTCACGAGGTCGACCTGCGGCGCGGCAAACGCGGAGTGCACGGCGGCCGGCACGCCGAGATCGATCCACACCGCCGACGTGTAGCGCGTCGGCAGGGTGTCTTCAAACCCGGCCGACACCAGAGGCGAAGTCACGTGCACGGCGAAAACCACGGCATCCGCGCTGCGTATCGCGCCCTCGCGATCGCCCCAGGGCACCACCGGACACTGGTACGCCGCCGCCAAAGTGGCGGCCCGGGTATCGGTCCGGCTGGTGACTGAAACCATGGCTCCCGGAATGGGGCGAGTACGCAGCACTTGAAGCACTCCGCGGGCGGCGTCGCCAGAGCCAAGCACCAGAACGCGTGAGGGATTGCCCAATTGTGCCGACAGTCGCTCGTGCACCAGTTCGCCGAGGGAGGCGTCGGCATCCGTGCCCATGTCGGCTCGAATGTGGCGTGCCGCATCAATGGCCTGGCGGAACGCCCCATCAATCGGACCGCGGCTTGTTCCCGCGCTTTGCGCAAGCATCCACGCGCGGCGGATCTGACCAAGGATCTCCGGTTCTCCGAAACGCGCTGACTTCATGCCTGCCGCCACGGCAAACAAATGACGGACGGCAAGATCGGCGTCGGCGCGTTCGAACTTCAAGTCATCGGTGCGCCCATCGCGCAGCAGCTCGGCAAACCATTCATGCAACTCCCCGTCACCCCACCAGTACAACTCAGTGCGATGACAGGTACTCACGATCACCGCCGACACATTTCGGCGCTGGAGCTCGGCAAGCGCCCCGGTGAGGCGCTCATGTGACAGTCGGACGCGCCCCACGAGATCGGCTGGATTGGCCTCGTGCGTACACCCGACGACATGAAACGGGAGGAGGAACATGAGTGATAGTCGGTGCGTGGCTCAGCAGGCGTCGTTCGCAGGATTCAGCGACGACCCGCCAGCTCCACGGCCGACGCACTCCCTGGCGTGCACACCGTAGCGGGGTTGGCGCTCGCCGTTGTACCAGCCACTCTCGACGGAACGCCTCGGCATGCGGTGTTCACACATCCGGGGCACTTCTGCCGATACTGCGTGCTCCAGGGCGCACCGGCCTGCAGATGTTCGTACACGATGTCGGCCAGCGCATCCAGAAACTCCGGACGGGCGTTGAGAGCGGGTGCTCGCTTGAAGCCTGGCATGCCCAGCTTGTGCGCGAGTTCGGCGTACTCGATATCGAGCTCGGACAACGTCTCGATGTGATCACTGGTAAAGGCAATGGGCACCACGAGTACGTTTTTCTGCCCACGCTTGGCCAGCTGTTCAATGACCGTTTCCGTGCTGGGCCCCAGCCACCGCACGGGCCCCACTTCGGACTGGTAGGTCACCATGTGCGGATTGCGCAATCCAATAGCCTGCACCACTCGGCTCACCGTCGCCGAGATCTCGGACGGGTAGGCGTCGCCACGGTCAATGACCGACAGCGGGAGGGAATGCGCACTGAACATGACCAGGACGTCGTCGCGCTCTTCTGCCGGAAATTCGTCCAGCCCGTCTTCCACGGCGCTGGCCATGGAGCTCACGAACCCGGGATGCTCTCCCCAGCGATCAATCAGGCTCCACTCGAAGGCATCCTTGAGCCCCGTGCGCTCGGCGGCGCGCCAGAGATCATTGAGACTGGACCCTGTGGTGGAGCACGACCACTGCGGGTACTGCGTAAAGGCAATCGCACGCGTGATGCCATCCGCCTTCATGGCCTGCAGCGCATCATCGGCAAACGGTGGCGCATAGCGGAAGGCCACGTAGAACTTGTGCGGCGCCGACTCCGGCGACATCTCGTCGAGCCGACGGCACATGGCTTCACCTTGCGCTTCGGTCCACTTGAGAATGGGAGACCCTCCACCAATGGCATCGTACAGCTTGCGCACTTTGGGCGCGCGCCGGGTGGCGATGAACTTGCCGAGGTAATCCTGAAACGGTAGCTGAATGATTTCGCGATCAGCAAACAGGCGGAGCAGAAACGGCTCCACCTGATCGAGCGTCGCGGGACCACCGAGATTCATCATCACGATGCCGGTTCCGCCAGCGGGGCGCGGGGCCGCGCCGGCCGAGGGGGCGGCGGGGCGGCGGAAGGGGAGTACGTCGGAAGGCGTCATGCAGTGTAGTCTCGACAGGTGCACGCCAGCATTCCATTCCGTGGAGATACGCACCCACCCCCGTACTCTTACCTACCGTGAGATCTGAGAGGTGAGACCGCCGATGCGGGAGGTAGAGGTGAGAGCGTTGGGAGTCGCGAGGTGCGATGGAGATCGAGTGTGAGAGGCCCGATGAAAGCGAGTTGAGAGGTACGAGTGCTGGCGTCCGCTTGTAACAGCGCGGACGGCCGCTATAGCAGCGGCGTCCGGGGGGTACGACGGCGTGCCGGGGGGTGGCAGCGGCGTCCGGGGGGTAACAGCGACGTCCGGGGGGGAGCAGTGTCCGTGTGGGGCACTCGCGCGCGGACGAAGTGCTCGGACCTCGCATCGTCGTGTTTATCTCGACACTCTCACCGTCGATATCCATCACACGTTCGCGAATCAGACCTCGGGACATCTGATTCGCGACTCTGAGCGCTCAGATCATAGATCTCAGTACCCGATGGGCCCGACGCGGAAGAGGCTGAGTGGCCATGCCAGTGCTCCCGGTTCGGTGCCAATGAGGAACCACTCGGTATAGCGGCGGTCGGTTGGCGTTTTGGCGTCGGCGACCTGGCCATTGGCACGGTCGATCTCCACCGCGACGACCCCCGGCGGCGCGGTCCAGCTGCCTGCCGAACGGGACTCGTAGGCAGCCGCAATAATGCGGCCGGCAATGGGCGCGGCGAGCGTTCCGCCGGCGGCACCGGGGGCTATCATGGCGGGCTTATCGAAGCCCAGCCATACGCCAGTCACCAGCTCTGGCGTCATGCCCACAAACCAGACGTCGGTGTTGTCGTTGGTGGTGCCTGTTTTGCCGGCAACGGGTACGCGGGCGGGCACGAGACGGCGCAGTGCCGTCGCGGTACCTCGCTCCACCACGTCTTTCAGCATGTCACGCATGATGAACGCCACGCGCGGGTCCATGGCGGGGCGCATCGCGGCGCCCTGCGGGGCGAAGACCGTGCGACCGGTGCGATCCTCGACTTTGAGAATGAAACGCGGATCCACCGAGACGCCGCCGTTGTCGAACGACGCATAGGCGGCCACAAAGTCGAGCGGCTGCACGACACTTGCTCCCAACGCACTGGAGGGATACGAGGCAATGGGCGCCCGCAGCCCCGCCCGTCGGGCCAGTGCAATCACGCTGTCCATGCCAACGGACAGTGCCAGCTGCACGGCCACCGGATTGCGTGAACGCGTAAGC contains the following coding sequences:
- the hemH gene encoding ferrochelatase is translated as MTPSDVLPFRRPAAPSAGAAPRPAGGTGIVMMNLGGPATLDQVEPFLLRLFADREIIQLPFQDYLGKFIATRRAPKVRKLYDAIGGGSPILKWTEAQGEAMCRRLDEMSPESAPHKFYVAFRYAPPFADDALQAMKADGITRAIAFTQYPQWSCSTTGSSLNDLWRAAERTGLKDAFEWSLIDRWGEHPGFVSSMASAVEDGLDEFPAEERDDVLVMFSAHSLPLSVIDRGDAYPSEISATVSRVVQAIGLRNPHMVTYQSEVGPVRWLGPSTETVIEQLAKRGQKNVLVVPIAFTSDHIETLSELDIEYAELAHKLGMPGFKRAPALNARPEFLDALADIVYEHLQAGAPWSTQYRQKCPGCVNTACRGVPSRVAGTTASANPATVCTPGSASAVELAGRR
- a CDS encoding NAD(P)-binding domain-containing protein; this encodes MFLLPFHVVGCTHEANPADLVGRVRLSHERLTGALAELQRRNVSAVIVSTCHRTELYWWGDGELHEWFAELLRDGRTDDLKFERADADLAVRHLFAVAAGMKSARFGEPEILGQIRRAWMLAQSAGTSRGPIDGAFRQAIDAARHIRADMGTDADASLGELVHERLSAQLGNPSRVLVLGSGDAARGVLQVLRTRPIPGAMVSVTSRTDTRAATLAAAYQCPVVPWGDREGAIRSADAVVFAVHVTSPLVSAGFEDTLPTRYTSAVWIDLGVPAAVHSAFAAPQVDLVTLAALETQRGAEVHRAQWRALHEARHRRAAVALQQELARYARATHRHHLGARLGALEEQALAVATSDESAPVDEMVRKVTRLVLRELSRA